Genomic window (Chitinophaga parva):
CATTGCATACCGGTATCCGTTGTCATTGCGGCTGGTGAAGTAAATCGTACAACGTACAACGTACCTTTCAAGTGCAATTAAATGTTATCGTATAAAAAAACCTGGGCCATGGCCCAGGTTTTTTTATTATGTCAATTTTCCTGAGATCCGCTCAGGTAGTACGTTGTACGTTGTACGTTGTACGTTGTACGTTGTACGTTGTACGTTGTACGTTGTACGTTGTACGCTGTACGTTGTACAATTTCTTAATCCCTTTTACCTCTTTTCAACTTCACTTTCGTTTCACTCTTAGTGCGTTCACCTTTGAGGGTGGAAGCCAGTTTTACAGCTTCGTATGCGTTTACGATGCCGCCGGATACGCTGAGGTCTGCAAAGGCCACTTCATCGTCCTGGGTACCGGGTTTGTTTACCATGGTGGTACCATCGGGGAGGGGCGTGGCAGATTTTACGATCACGTATTTCAGCTGCTCTGCGCTAAGGTCGGGGAAGTAGGATGCCAGGAGGGCGGCAAGGCCGGTCACTACCGGGCTGGCCATGGAAGTGCCGCTGGCGCTGGCGTACTTGTTGCCTTCGGGAATGGTGGAGTAGATCTGCACGCCGGGGGCAAATACGTCCACTTCTTTTTTACCGTAGTTAGAGAAACCGGCTATTTTGCTACCGGTTACCCCGTTGCCACTGGCGCCCACGGTAATGAAGTTGGCCGCACGGCTGTGGTCTGCAAAATCAGGGTTGGGATAGTCGGGCACGGAATCATTGTCAGAGCCTTCATTGCCCGCGGCATGGATGAGCAGTACGCCTTTGGATTCCGCGTAGCGGATGGCATCGTCTACCCAATCTTTATGCGGGGAAAAGAATTTGCCAAAGCTCATATTGATGATACGGGCGCCATTGTCTACCGCGTAGCGGATGCCCAGGGCTACGTCTTTATCGCGTTCGTCGCCATCAGGCACTACTTTTACGGCCATGATGCGCACGTTTGCCGCTATACCATCTATGCCGATGCCATTGCCCCGCACCGCGCCGATAATGCCGGATACGTGGGTGCCGTGGAAAGCAAAGGACCCCATGATATCATTGTTGCCATAGTGGTTGTCTTTAATGTCGTTGAAGTTATCACCTACAATGGCTTCACGGTTGGCGTTGGGCATCACATCCGTGGCCTCTGCCTTGCGTTTCAGGTCGAGGAGGTATTCTTCAAACTCGGTCTTGAACTGCTGGAAGGTCATGTCTTTTTCGCCGGTGCTCTGCAGGAGGCGCAGCACGAAGTTGCGGGAGATCATCACGTCGTTGTCGGCGGATACGAGGCTGTCC
Coding sequences:
- a CDS encoding S8 family peptidase encodes the protein MTLFRKEPWSLVIALVLTAALASPAQAQRAVPRNWHLLSYDTDSVYGIGAEKAYQQLLKDKTSTPVVVAVIDSGVDTTHEDIKSILWTNPGEIPGNGIDDDHNGFVDDVHGWNFLGSKDGKSLKEDSDEATREYFRLKQQYINPDSALTPNSPDYAYWKKLQDRIEKPMVQNKMTYKTMSKLQENLNKCEYVLKGALKKDDFSQADLDSLVSADNDVMISRNFVLRLLQSTGEKDMTFQQFKTEFEEYLLDLKRKAEATDVMPNANREAIVGDNFNDIKDNHYGNNDIMGSFAFHGTHVSGIIGAVRGNGIGIDGIAANVRIMAVKVVPDGDERDKDVALGIRYAVDNGARIINMSFGKFFSPHKDWVDDAIRYAESKGVLLIHAAGNEGSDNDSVPDYPNPDFADHSRAANFITVGASGNGVTGSKIAGFSNYGKKEVDVFAPGVQIYSTIPEGNKYASASGTSMASPVVTGLAALLASYFPDLSAEQLKYVIVKSATPLPDGTTMVNKPGTQDDEVAFADLSVSGGIVNAYEAVKLASTLKGERTKSETKVKLKRGKRD